The genomic window CGGTGCACTTGTGGTTGCAGCCATGGTTATGCTTGGTGTGGCTTTCTTTCTGTCCATCCAGATATATAGGGGAGGGAGCCTTTGTTGAGCAACGCCAAAGTCGAGGAACCCGGGAATCATGGCCAGGGCCGAGGGTTTCTCGTCCGTGCAGCCATCCATACCATTCCATTCCAACAACAAGTGCCCGTCACGGAGGCACACACAACACCGCAGCCTGTACTCAGCATGACGTTGCCGACGGCCTAGCCGTGCCCGCTCGTGATTCCGGTGAGAGTCAGCAGCCCATCCACAGCCTTGTGTTGGCCTGGACATGTCCGGGCCACGCTCTCCAAGGCCAAAGAATAGTACATGGCATTGCAAATCCTTCTGGAGCCAATCTGCCTCACTGCCGATGTTGTCgtacaaacaaacaaacccCTGGCTATACCAATGCAAAAAGTCTGTCCGCCACGGTCTTGGTCATGGCGAGCAACTCGGGCTGGAGCCACGGGCCAGACCCAAATATTAGCGGAGAATGGTCGTTGTCCAAAGAGCCTCCGGCGTGTTTGCACGAGCCGGCTTCGTAGAAACAGAGTCTGACTATTTGATGTCCGGTCCGTTGTCTTaagccaccgccgccacaaGGCAAACGCCTGGCGGTTCAGAGTTCGCGCGTAGTAGACGCTTTGACTTGCCCAGATATCTGATCCAACGTTGTCTTCTCCAACGAGAATCGCTGCCATCGTTGTACAATCGACTGGCAGCCGGCGTCGTTTAGCAGACCCTTGTCATACAATATGCAGGCGTCCTTCACCTCAGCAGAAGCGGGACTTGGCTGAGCAAACAGTGCCCTGCTCCTCGCCCAGGTTCAGTGGCCGTCTTTCCGAGCTGTGGGTTCAGTGTTGTAGTAGTATTTCGGAGCAAGCAAGACTGAAAAGCCCGCTTACGGAGCTTCAATCGCCATCGAGGCTGGCATTCCTGCTTCACCCCCCTGGCTCTGAGCGCGCAGCATGGATCATAAAGGGCctccttggtgttgaaatGCACAAACCATCTCCCAGTCAAGTTAGTGTAAGCGGCACAGCGCCGCCATCTTTACCACCCACCCACGCGACCACGCaggccagcatcagcaacaaGCCGGGAGGCTTGGACCAATCCATCACGGGCTGGGTGACCCCAGACGAGAGGGCAGCCACTCAAGGCCAGTACCAGAGTCGACCCATCGCAGTCCGCTGAAAAGCTAAAGGTTGCAACCTTGAGTGGGATGGCAGTAGGAGTCCgctatgtacggagtagtagttgGCAAGTTGGGACGGCCGCGGTTTGACTGATAAAAAGCCGTGAGCCGTTTCCCGCAGTTCAGATAGAAACACCTCATTATAATAGATTGGGTGTGTCGCGCCCATGCTGACGTCGATTTATTATTCCTTTGAATCCTCTCGCACACTGTCGCTCGTCGAATGCGTGTATCTTTTCCACCATCTATTCCTGTGTTTGCCCCGAGCGAGGTGCACCAAGATCAGCAACATCCCTAGTCGGAATAATCGCCGCCATCTGCTGCCCAACATCCCGGCAATCAAGCCTCTCCTCTTCCAGCATCCCCTTGCTCGGCGTCTGCAGTCGTGGATTGCTTCTAATTAGATGGTGGGGAGGCAGGCACATGCATCTCATTTAGCAGTGTCCGGCTATCGAAGCCTAGTCTTGACAGTTCTTGTCCCTTTCTTGAGAGTCTTCATCTCAATTCTCTTTTTCTATTCGAAAAACGGTCAATTGAATGGTTTCCGAGTAAAACGACCACATGACCAGAGACCTTGTCACCCTCAAGACAGCTATCCTTGTATCTAGTTTCTGAGTTTCACCTCATCACGCCAAGAGTTATCAGACTCACCAGATTTACCAGTGGACCAGTCTAATCTCGAAAATAACGGAAGTCGTCGAATGAAGTCGCAACTTGACGAACATCGGTAGCTATTTGGGAAGAGAACTCCGACAGAAGCACCTCGCTCGCCCTTTCTCACATGACCTCCTTCATCACCCTCGGTTTCCGCTCGAGATAGCAAATTTGGGAAACTGCCTTGCAGCTTCCCGCGTGGACGCGGCGGAAAGATGGCTAggttttccttttccttcacCGGCCGCAAGAAGCAAAATGTACCACCTCCCCCAACTGGACCGCGCATGAGCAAGGCGCACAAGATTTTAGGTTCTACACCACTGAACATCGATGCTCCAGGTAGCTGGGACGATGTGTCTTCCTTAACGACTAGTGACGACAGGTCTACAACCACCGGTGCCAGTTATTCCGAGTCGGAGCTGCGAGGCCATGAGTACGAACATCGGGTTGCCATTGCCAGGTCGGATGAGGACTGGGGCGAGGAATCAGACATCATTCCTCACCCTTTGAAACTCGATGCTATCAGTTTTGGAAACCCTACTGAAAGCGTTAGAACAGATACAACCGGAGCATTGAGAAAGAGCCAATCATCCTCCACGATCCGATCATGGTATGATAAGTCGAAGCTGCCACTATCAATTTCTCAACAAACGTCCTCATCTGCCATTGCGAAGGGGTTGCCGCCTAATTTCCAACCAGGACTCAACCCAGCCGGCGTGGAGGAAGGATTCaggtccaagaagaagcctgcAAAGTTGATGTTTTCTCGCACAGCTCGAAAGGGAAGCGATTCAACATGTAAAGACTCAGTTGCAGAGTCAGGCCTCGATCGCATGTTGCGTTcgccatccatcatctcctccttTTCCGTCATGTCAACAAGGTCTCGTGAGTCACGAAGATTTCGAAAGAAACATACCAAGGAGGATCCCCCCTCTCCAATTCCCGAACCCCCCCGGCCAGTAACCAGTGGCAGCAACCGAATTGGTCGTGGGAATACTCGAGAGCCCCCCTCGCTCTATAGCCACTATGAGCAGATGTCCCTGAGAAACGTCATGAGACAAAAGTCTACTCCTAGCTTGACCATGACTGAAAATGGAATCTTGACTCTCCAAAACGTGACGGAAGTACCTTATGATGGTCACGAGGAAGAAGTAGCCGTCCATCAGCGACAAAAACCGGCGTCTCAGAACCCGAAACTGACCATCTTCCCCAAGGCCGATTTGCAGTCATCGCCTGAAAGGAGTGTCACAAGGCGCCACACCAAAACGCCGAAGGCATCGAAAAGCCTGGACAGATCCTTGGAGGGCGCTGACTTGCTACAAACCAGTGTGTTGATGCTATCTTCGGATTCTGAAGAGGACGATACCGAACCGCGACCAACAGTCCGACCATCAGCGCCAGCGCCCTTGAGAAAGCCGTCAAAGTTTGAAACCAGAGCACCACCGCTCGAAGAATGCCGGCCCAAGATGGTCAGTGATCCGAAACCTAGCGAGGAGCGGGCCAGTCAGTCTACCAAATTAGGCAAGAGAAGAAGCGTTTCAGCATCGAATACATATGTTGCGAGGCCAAGCCCAGAAAACCGTCTTCGGGCTCCTACTGCAATGAGTTCGAGGTCTGGAACTCCTCTCGGAAGCTTCTGCCCCGCCATCTCTTCCCCCAGAACTTCAGTCATGTCATACTCTTCGGTAAATTCAGGAATGACATGGCAAGGGAAATCGGGATATGGAGTACAGGAAGCTCGTGCCATGACCGTGTTGCCAGCTTGGCGGTCTCCCGGCGCGGAGCTTGAAGAAAAGCAGGATGAAGCTTCAAACACAACTAGTAGAATGTCCAGGCAACCTATACTCAATCAAACCTCGTCGACGGATCAACTGACACCACCACTAAGTCCAACCTCCGTGGACTTTTACATTGGCTCGGCGCACTCGTCCATCGACGGCCCCGGAAGCCATAGTCGACTAATAGCTGTCAGCCATCAGGAGGAAGTGCTTCTCTCGGCATTACGACAAAAGCAGCAGGCCATGCGCAGGGCGTCTATGTCTCAAGTGTCAGAAGAGAGTGAAGTTGACAGTGTCGCAGGTATCAAAGGTCAGCCTGAGAATTGCCGTCGTGAGCAACAGGGTATGGAATCTGACATGTCGAGTGACGATGCACAAACTCTGGCTAAGGAAGGCCATCGGAAGGAACATCAGGCAAAGGAGTCGCAGACAACCATCACCGGTTCGACATTTGAATTCGGATTCCCAGCTCCCCCGTCTTTCAAGGAAGACACCAATACACACAATGAGCAGAGTCCCAGACGTCTCGAGTCCTGTGGCGTTCATCCTCCTATTCATACAGAGGGCATAGTCCTTCGCAGCGATTCCATTCCTACAAGCCCTGTCGGCCCTCCTCCAACCCTTGCGTTGCCGAAACTTCCAAAACACGCAAGGAACTCCAAGTCTTTGCCGAGCCGCGACAATGACAGCACTCAAAGTCAACGAGATGTGACTTTGTATTTTGATGATTCTGAACCAAGCCCAGATTTATCAGATATTCAAGGCTGGGAATCGGCAACCGCCCCAACCGCAAATGCCGTATCTCCTGATGCTCCGCTAGCTACATCTTGGCCTGAACATGAAGGAGGTCAAGCAAGTGGCAAACAGGTGCTCCCTTCTTCGAAATTAGAATCACAGTCGTTCCTCTACTGCGACGGTTTCTCTGAACTAAATGTCAGAAATCAAGGACCCAACCAAGAAAAGGAGGCAACTCCCGGTGGAGACAAAGACATTCCCCGCCCTGACAGCCCCATCTCCCCTGAGGCATTCCCAGCTGTTCCCGCGAGAAGAGTAACGTTGGGCAACATGGCGCGCTTAAGCGCAGTTGGGCCTAGTCTTTTCACAACTGCTGGAGCGCCAGGACGGCGGGGAGATGATGATTAACTTTGCCATGACAACTGTAATGATGGATATACACTTACCAATCCGGTATCaacttttcttcttcaaatgGAATTCTTTTAaccccttttcttttttgttttctctAGGACAGAGTGTCGAGGCAATGTGCCGGCATGAATCTTAGAGCACCTATGTATTAGCCTCAAATATTGGACATCTTTCACCTTGTCCGGGTGCAATCTTCTTTGCCCGGCATATATCATGGTATGGTGACGGCGACAATGATAGAAAGTATGAATACAGCgactcttttcttcttcttccttggaCTTGATCATGATGAAGGCTGGAATATGTATTCACCACACCAGTACTGGCCTTGTGAATTCAAGGCTAGACATAATACAATGAATCAATTCAGGTCAAAGACGACGTgtataaaaaaagaaaaatgctTGTTCTTTGGCTAGTAATTCGCACGTTTGTAATTTCGTTCATGTCCATTGCTTGCCATGTAATTGGTGTGATGCTGCTTATCTACTCCTGCCTTCTAAAATATCCATCATCAGCACTTTACGCAGTTTGTCTTGTGTAGCTCATGAGTAGGTCGAGCCCTCGGGGGGTTGAGGAGTTTTTTTGTTCATCGGGGCCGCCATATATCTGGGCAGTGTCAGCGGGATCCCTATTTAATAACCCACACTGGCCAGGGCGGGAATATTTTACCTTCTTAACTCGATAAGGACTGTCTCCATGGTGTTTTCTCGTTTCCACTGGGCGAGGCAGGGGAGCTGATTGGGATCGACCATGCCGTTGCGTGGATTAACACAAGGCAAATTAACCTGGCTAACAAACTGGATAGTAGGAGGTGCATCAGGGTACTTGTCGCCACAGTGCATTTTGACGCTGTAGATGCGATTCTCGTGAACAGACTGTTACATGCGGCGCATGACAAGTCAGAAAATGGCTCAGTAGAAGCAATTTGCAAGGTGCAAGAATAGAATGACGTGTTTCGTTTGCTTCTTCGTATGCTAGCAATCCGTTTTGTTCTCGGTACAAACGCGGGGGCTTGCATCTTTGCAGCGTATGCAGAATTCCAGCTCGACAATCACTCACATGAGGAGGCCCCAAAATGGTCCCATTCCAGTTGCTCATGAGCAAATCCTCGCTGTCTTCGAGGCCATAACTACAGGCTTCGGCACCAAGGCCTTTCTCGCCCTTCTCGAGCTCCTCTAGCAAGCGGAAGTTGCGCGGAACCTTGGCGGTCATGTTGGCGGGCTAGGAGCGTCGTCCGACGACGATGCAGGTAGGCTTGAAAGTTATGTTCCGAGGGCGGAGAGCACTGCACGGCGAGCAAGGTGTTCCGACAGGTTGGCAGCTGATTTGGACAGATGGAGTATCGGCTTGGTTCAGGACCTGAGTCTTCTAAGTCGAGTGTAGTGTAATGTTCTGCGTGGTCTGGTGCCGGTAGATCGATTGATGGCTGTGAACGCGGGGCAACTTCTAGTTTCAACCTCCTCAATGTTCGTCACAGCCCACCACAGTTTGTCTTGCTCCTGCCTCCAGCCACGGGAAACTTGTAGCCACCACGCCGCTCCTTCCCTGTGGCTCAATTGGCAGTCTCCGCCCCGGGCCTGCTCTGACTAATCCGCAACCCATCGTGGTCCAGCCCAACAACCTCAGTTGGGTCGGCCCCGTTTGATACAAACACCGGGGTacttactccgtagttgAGACGGGTAAATCTCGGCCCGCGTACCCTCCAGCAATCAGGCAACCAGACGCTGCAGTTCCGGTTACATCGTAGAGAGCTGTCTCGTTTTCTCTAGTCGACGTTCCGACAGGCCAGAGTcagagccagagccgtcCGATTTCGAACCTCTCGACCACCCCAACAGAGCTCGGCTCATGAGCGGCGTCATCTGCATTAAGCGGCTGTGACGTACGCGAAAAGCCCATCATGCTGAGCCTATATCTGACAAGAGCTGCTCTCCGGAGCCCATTGCTCTCCCAGCAATCCCGCCTTTTTACCTCGTCTACCCGCACTCTCCTTCCTGCCAGCTTCGCCGGACCATTACCTTCATATTTCCAGAAACCCCGACTTCCGGCAAATACAGTTGTTCGCTTTGTTCCTCAACAAACGGCATGGATTGTCGAGCGCATGGGTAAATTCAACCGTATCCTTGAGCCAGGTTTGGCCGTCTTAATACCCTTCATTGATCGCATTGCCTATGTCAAGAGCCTCAAGGAAGCTGCTATTGAGATTCCCAGCCAGAGTGCCATTACTGCCGATAATGTGACTCTTGACCTCGATGGCGTACTCTATACCCGGGTGTTCGATGCTTATAAAGCCAGGTAAGCTCGTCCTTCAGCGCCAGCCGGCCTTCCGTACGGCGGCCTATGACCAATTGCTGTTCTTGGAGGCGGTCAAACACTGCAAAGAGGAAAGCGCATACTGACATGAGCTTCCCTTTCATAGCTATGGCGTTGAAGATGCGGAATATGCCATCTCCCAACTTGCCCAGACGACTATGCGGTCTGAGATTGGTCAGCTTACTCTTGACCACGTCCTCAAGGAACGTGCAgccctcaacaccaacatcaCTGCTGCTATCaatgatgccgccgaggcatGGGGTGTTACATGTTTAAGATACGAAATTCGCGATATCCACGCCCCTGGACCCGTTGTCGAGGCCATGCACCGACAGGTCACAGCTGAGCGATCCAAGCGAGCGGAAATTCTCGACTCCGAGGGCCAGCGCCAGAGTGCCATTAATATTGCCGAGGGTAAGAAGCAGAGTGTCATTCTTGCTTCAGAAGCTTTACGTGCCGAACGCATCAATGAGGCGGATGGTGATGCAGAGGCAATTCTCCTCAAGGCTCGCGCCACGGCTGAAGGTATCGACGCCGTCTCCAAGGCCATTCTCGAGGGCCGGGAAGGCGCCAAGGGTGCCATCAGCTTGACGGTGGCTGAGAAATACGTAGAGGCCTTTGGCAACCTAGCCAAAGAGGGTACTGCTGTTGTGGTCCCTGGTAATGTTGGTGATATTGGTGGCATGATCGCCACTGGGCTGAGCGTGTACGGAAAAGTTGGCGAAGCTCAAGCAAAGTCTATGGCTAAGACCGCCATCGATACATCTGCTTCAACAGAGCGCGGCGACAAGAAGGAAATCGAACAGCCCAGatcagaagaagaagctgcgaCCATAAGAAAGGATGCGATGAAGGAGAGCATGCTGGATGGCTTCGATCAAACAACTGCCAGAAGATGATTGAACGATCATCTTTGACAGATGTAGCCATCCAGTATATCCTTCCTCATGTGCTATTTGCAACAAACATACACACGCTACTCATCCATGCTACTGGAGCCAAAGGCACTCAAAACGGGAACAGAAAATAGTGTATTTCATCAACTATACTGTAAAGTAAGTGGGGAGGAAAAAGGGTTTTTATGTGTTTTCGACATTTTGACCGTGCCAGCTGGACGCAATTGGGACCAAACCGGGGTTTTACAGTCTCTTGCCGCAAAACGGAGCGGCTGGGTGGCGTATTCACTGTACTCATAGGCGGGAAATGATCTTCCCTTTTGAAATATACAACCTCATATTTGCATGTTGCGGTGTCACGGAGTGTTGACTGACTTATAAATCTAATAGGTCAATATTGTCATGGTAAAGATATCACTAGGTCCTGCAGCAAAAACTTTGGCCACCACGCCCAGATGTCTTTTCAAGTCCCAAAAGCTATTTAATCACCTAGCACATATATGCCTTTGTATGCAGATACATGATGATTTGGGCGTTCTAGATGCTGGTACCATTCACGGCGATGTATGCAAGTGTAAGTCATGGCTGAACCGTACATCACGTAGAAATCCAATAGTGCACAGTTTCAAGGGATTCTAAAGTTATATTGATTGCCAGTACATC from Metarhizium brunneum chromosome 2, complete sequence includes these protein-coding regions:
- the STOML2 gene encoding Stomatin-like protein 2, coding for MLSLYLTRAALRSPLLSQQSRLFTSSTRTLLPASFAGPLPSYFQKPRLPANTVVRFVPQQTAWIVERMGKFNRILEPGLAVLIPFIDRIAYVKSLKEAAIEIPSQSAITADNVTLDLDGVLYTRVFDAYKASYGVEDAEYAISQLAQTTMRSEIGQLTLDHVLKERAALNTNITAAINDAAEAWGVTCLRYEIRDIHAPGPVVEAMHRQVTAERSKRAEILDSEGQRQSAINIAEGKKQSVILASEALRAERINEADGDAEAILLKARATAEGIDAVSKAILEGREGAKGAISLTVAEKYVEAFGNLAKEGTAVVVPGNVGDIGGMIATGLSVYGKVGEAQAKSMAKTAIDTSASTERGDKKEIEQPRSEEEAATIRKDAMKESMLDGFDQTTARR
- the spm2 gene encoding Ubiquitin-conjugating enzyme spm2, whose product is MTAKVPRNFRLLEELEKGEKGLGAEACSYGLEDSEDLLMSNWNGTILGPPHSVHENRIYSVKMHCGDKYPDAPPTIQFVSQVNLPCVNPRNGMVDPNQLPCLAQWKRENTMETVLIELRRYMAAPMNKKTPQPPEGSTYS